In Sphingobacterium sp. PCS056, the following proteins share a genomic window:
- a CDS encoding response regulator, translated as MPKPFLRNLQIGFGFSLLLLLASSTASYISIKEQISNRTKVDHSRRVIASANKILNDLQNAETGQRGFLLSGKETFLEPYLISLQTLPKSLDRTQQLVSDNLLQSQVADSLTYLVKSRLGILTNLIEVKREGKQVTLAQLEEGKHYMDSCRNIIARFISVEEGFLDKRSNELNKSSLYTSIFVVIAAIVSLLITVVFYLRIREDFIKREGLQKSLREKDEEISRRLKATQRIANQIASGDYSVHVNDEEEDDLGSLGGSLNQMANALQKSFDDLNNNEWRQTGLAQLNEILVGNKTEEILVADALHQLIRYGNVTNGAFYLLEQDRIVLKDAYGLENRMVKSFNIGEGMIGQVFKEGKVKRFANLQDKDYVVSFANGQVQINYILLLPVFVDFTCIGVIELGSIDAFENVKLPFFIDATRNIGIAISAAKSRDQVQQLLEETQTQTEELQAQHAELENLNTELEAQTHKLQSSEEELRVQQEELVQSNQELEERSKSLEEKNYLIAERNLEIQHKAEELALSTKYKSEFLANMSHELRTPLNSILLLSRLMSEDTDGNLNEDQIESAKVIQSSGTSLLNLIDEILDLSKIESGKMELDYQDVKLDEVIHDLQNLFLPIVKDKSLAFNIKTESGIPDMIETDRLRLDQILRNLLSNAIKFTHEGSITLTISEDKEHGDQLLFEVKDTGIGIAEEKQKIIFEAFQQADGSTRRKFGGTGLGLSISREIARLLGGKISLKSKEGEGSVFTLILPKRKISETIKPTSEELIDIIASDINEMTTIVSESVAPNIVYNIPEEVDDDRDNIVKGDKVILIVEDDTAFAKALLKYTRQQQYKGIVVVRGDIAADFAARYLPLAILLDIQLPIKDGWEVMDEIKSNPQTRHIPVHIMSSLRVKKESLLKGAIDFINKPVAIEQIGLMFKKIEDALTRYPRKVLIVEENPKHASALSYFLSNFNIAAEIKTNVDDSVQALSSDSVNCVILDMGVPDKIGYETLEAIKNNEGLENLPIIIFTGKNLSHAEEVKIKQYADSIVIKTAHSYQRILDEVGLFLHLVEENTTDQQKRKANKLGSLSEVLTGKKVLIADDDVRNIFSLSKALEKYQMNVISATNGKEALLQLDNHPDVSIVLMDMMMPEMDGYETIRLIRKHPQYTKLPIMAVTAKAMTGDREKCIVAGASDYISKPVDTDQLLSLLRVWLYEN; from the coding sequence ATCTTCTACAAAGTCAAGTGGCTGATAGTCTTACTTATTTAGTGAAATCTCGATTAGGAATCTTAACTAATTTAATTGAAGTCAAAAGAGAAGGTAAGCAGGTGACCCTAGCACAGCTAGAGGAAGGTAAGCATTATATGGATAGCTGCCGAAATATAATCGCTCGTTTTATCAGTGTCGAAGAAGGTTTTTTAGATAAGAGATCCAATGAACTTAATAAATCATCGCTATATACATCCATTTTTGTCGTTATTGCCGCTATTGTTTCTTTGTTGATTACCGTTGTATTCTACCTTCGTATACGTGAAGATTTTATAAAAAGAGAAGGTTTGCAGAAGTCTTTACGGGAAAAAGATGAGGAAATCAGTCGAAGACTTAAAGCAACACAGCGAATTGCGAATCAAATAGCAAGTGGAGATTACAGTGTTCATGTCAATGATGAGGAGGAAGATGATTTGGGAAGCCTAGGAGGCTCTTTGAATCAGATGGCCAATGCTTTGCAAAAATCATTTGATGACTTGAATAATAATGAATGGCGACAAACTGGTTTGGCGCAATTAAATGAAATTCTTGTTGGAAATAAGACAGAAGAAATATTAGTAGCAGACGCTCTTCATCAGCTCATTCGTTACGGAAATGTTACCAACGGTGCTTTTTATTTATTAGAGCAGGACCGGATCGTACTTAAAGATGCTTATGGTCTTGAAAATAGGATGGTAAAATCGTTTAATATCGGTGAAGGAATGATTGGACAAGTCTTTAAAGAAGGTAAAGTGAAGCGATTTGCAAATCTTCAAGATAAAGATTATGTCGTAAGTTTTGCAAATGGACAAGTTCAAATTAATTACATTCTTTTATTGCCTGTATTTGTTGATTTCACATGTATTGGTGTTATAGAACTCGGCTCGATCGATGCTTTTGAAAATGTGAAGTTACCATTTTTTATTGATGCAACTCGTAATATCGGAATAGCTATATCGGCAGCTAAAAGCCGGGATCAAGTGCAACAGCTATTGGAGGAAACACAGACACAAACTGAAGAATTGCAGGCACAACATGCGGAATTAGAGAATCTAAATACCGAGCTTGAAGCACAGACACATAAACTGCAATCTTCGGAGGAAGAACTTCGAGTACAACAAGAGGAACTCGTACAATCTAATCAGGAATTGGAAGAGCGATCTAAATCTTTAGAAGAAAAAAATTACCTCATTGCAGAGCGTAATTTAGAGATACAGCATAAAGCCGAAGAATTAGCCCTGAGTACAAAGTACAAATCTGAATTCTTGGCTAATATGTCCCACGAGCTTCGAACGCCTCTAAATTCGATTTTGCTTTTATCACGCCTCATGTCCGAGGATACTGATGGTAATCTCAATGAGGATCAAATCGAGTCAGCTAAAGTTATTCAAAGCTCTGGAACAAGTTTACTCAATCTTATTGATGAAATTTTAGATCTATCTAAGATTGAATCTGGAAAAATGGAACTTGATTATCAAGATGTAAAGTTGGATGAAGTAATCCATGATCTGCAAAATTTATTTTTGCCTATAGTAAAAGATAAATCACTCGCATTTAATATTAAAACTGAATCTGGTATTCCAGATATGATTGAGACTGATCGTTTAAGACTTGATCAGATCTTGAGAAATTTACTTTCTAATGCAATTAAGTTTACACATGAAGGAAGTATTACACTAACCATATCTGAAGATAAAGAACATGGCGACCAGTTACTTTTTGAAGTTAAAGATACTGGGATTGGAATTGCAGAAGAAAAGCAAAAAATTATATTTGAAGCTTTTCAGCAAGCGGATGGTTCCACGCGTAGAAAATTTGGAGGAACAGGACTGGGGCTTTCTATCAGTAGAGAAATTGCTCGCTTATTAGGAGGAAAGATTTCATTAAAAAGTAAGGAAGGAGAAGGAAGCGTTTTTACATTAATTCTTCCTAAAAGAAAAATTTCAGAAACAATAAAGCCTACTTCAGAGGAATTGATTGATATTATCGCCTCAGATATTAATGAGATGACTACTATCGTTTCGGAATCTGTTGCGCCTAACATTGTCTATAATATTCCAGAAGAAGTTGACGACGATCGCGATAATATTGTAAAAGGCGATAAAGTGATCTTAATCGTTGAAGATGATACCGCTTTTGCAAAAGCTTTATTAAAATATACACGTCAGCAGCAATATAAAGGTATCGTAGTCGTACGTGGTGATATTGCAGCTGATTTTGCAGCTCGTTATCTTCCCTTGGCTATTTTATTGGACATTCAGCTACCGATTAAAGATGGCTGGGAAGTTATGGATGAGATAAAAAGTAATCCACAGACACGACATATACCCGTTCATATTATGTCTTCACTTCGCGTGAAGAAAGAAAGCTTGCTGAAAGGAGCGATTGATTTTATAAATAAACCTGTTGCTATCGAGCAGATCGGATTGATGTTTAAGAAGATAGAAGATGCCTTAACACGTTATCCAAGAAAGGTACTGATTGTTGAGGAAAATCCAAAACATGCTTCAGCGCTTTCTTATTTCTTGAGCAATTTTAATATTGCAGCGGAAATTAAAACAAATGTTGACGATAGCGTTCAAGCATTGAGTTCTGATTCGGTCAATTGTGTGATTTTAGATATGGGTGTACCCGATAAGATTGGTTACGAAACTCTTGAAGCAATCAAGAATAATGAAGGATTGGAAAACTTACCTATTATTATTTTTACAGGAAAGAATCTCTCTCATGCGGAGGAAGTGAAAATAAAACAATACGCTGATTCAATCGTTATAAAAACAGCTCATTCGTATCAGCGGATTTTAGATGAAGTTGGACTTTTCTTGCATTTAGTGGAAGAAAATACGACAGATCAACAGAAAAGGAAAGCAAATAAACTGGGATCTCTAAGCGAGGTGCTAACAGGTAAGAAAGTGTTGATTGCTGACGATGATGTGCGAAATATATTTTCACTATCAAAGGCTTTAGAGAAATATCAAATGAATGTTATTTCTGCAACAAATGGAAAAGAGGCATTATTACAGTTAGATAATCATCCTGATGTATCCATTGTGCTTATGGATATGATGATGCCTGAAATGGATGGATATGAAACCATCAGACTGATCCGAAAACATCCTCAATATACCAAATTGCCCATTATGGCTGTCACTGCAAAAGCAATGACGGGTGATCGTGAAAAATGTATTGTTGCAGGAGCTTCAGATTATATTTCTAAACCAGTTGACACAGACCAACTGCTCTCTTTACTGCGAGTATGGTTATATGAAAATTAA
- a CDS encoding response regulator yields MKKVKLVLIIDDDNRNIFALRLALKSRGYQSLSCNSAKEGIALLDSNRDIEIVLMDMMMPDMDGYEAIQVIKSSQIYGDIPVIAVTAQAMQGDREKCIEAGAREYVPKPINLDRLISIIEQNC; encoded by the coding sequence ATGAAAAAAGTTAAGTTAGTATTGATTATTGATGATGACAATCGCAATATTTTTGCGCTGCGATTGGCGTTAAAGTCGAGAGGATATCAATCACTTTCCTGTAATAGTGCAAAGGAAGGAATTGCTCTACTGGACTCCAATAGGGATATTGAAATCGTTTTGATGGATATGATGATGCCAGATATGGACGGCTATGAAGCTATACAGGTAATCAAATCATCTCAAATTTATGGTGATATTCCAGTGATTGCTGTTACTGCTCAGGCGATGCAGGGCGATCGCGAAAAGTGTATTGAAGCAGGTGCCCGTGAATATGTCCCTAAGCCGATTAACTTAGATAGATTAATAAGCATAATTGAACAAAACTGTTAA